Proteins found in one bacterium genomic segment:
- the lptD gene encoding LPS assembly protein LptD: protein MAMLAFAFCCLISPLSQARESVGSEAEAAAQTPAEGKEPVYIEADSMHFDQTSQIASAVGNVVIVQGKRVLRADRVAYHEPSGAVRASGNVSMLEPDGNVFFAEHVELRDGLKRGIIHQLRARFIDNSMMAANEGEKVSDSVTKLKKAVYSPCKICTDATTGEEESPLWQLKASSVTKDDEEQRITYRNARMEVLGVPIFYTPYLSHPSPDSGSKSGILAPSYKVSSQLGTMISVPYYWSIAPNMDATITPTTASNESPILGGEFRHMTDMGRYELRGSITNPVRRDDISGQVLPGHELRGHIEGTGDFRFNDVWKTGFNARYTSDDTYLRRYEISYDPLLTSNAWLEGIGDGQYDESYARAELLAFQDFRTGSVDTAVPVIHPLIQGEHVVPLSFLDSTLRLEGNILSLSRRDGNDTNRISGTAGWEKSFITDSGNRFDAKASVRADGYYTPELSVNGGPREDQANGRVVPKASLMWRYPLLASAGDVTTLIEPIVDVVAMPSGVNPEDIPNEDGLLPELSDTTIFSDERSRGYDRIESGSRVTYGFRTATNIVNDWDIETSAGQSYLVEPDPFFYYSTGPTEHWSDYTGRVSLRNSMVGVTYGFRMDKDDLKLTRNEVLLDFNWKGLSAHLAYNDFIENPLFGESEEIYGNVSWKFADEWRFFANSYRDLDDERWVANGLGLAYQNECVTVIGQASRIYARDRDLEPSTSYTVKLFLKNLN, encoded by the coding sequence ATGGCCATGCTGGCATTTGCTTTTTGTTGCCTGATATCCCCCCTGTCCCAGGCGCGCGAATCGGTCGGCAGCGAGGCCGAAGCCGCCGCCCAGACGCCCGCCGAAGGCAAGGAACCGGTTTATATCGAAGCCGACAGCATGCATTTCGACCAGACCAGCCAGATCGCCTCGGCGGTCGGCAATGTGGTGATTGTGCAGGGCAAGCGCGTGCTCAGGGCCGACCGTGTGGCCTACCATGAGCCGAGCGGCGCGGTGCGCGCCAGCGGCAATGTCAGCATGCTGGAGCCGGACGGCAACGTGTTCTTCGCCGAGCATGTGGAACTGCGCGACGGGTTGAAACGCGGCATCATTCACCAGTTGCGCGCCCGATTCATCGACAACTCCATGATGGCGGCGAATGAGGGTGAGAAGGTCAGCGATTCGGTGACCAAGCTGAAGAAGGCCGTTTATTCGCCCTGCAAAATCTGTACGGATGCCACCACGGGCGAGGAGGAATCCCCCCTGTGGCAATTGAAGGCCAGCAGCGTGACGAAGGATGACGAGGAGCAGCGCATCACCTACCGCAACGCGCGGATGGAAGTGCTCGGCGTGCCGATTTTCTACACGCCTTATCTTTCGCATCCTTCGCCCGATTCGGGCAGCAAAAGCGGCATTCTCGCACCGAGCTACAAGGTGTCCTCTCAGCTCGGCACGATGATCAGCGTGCCTTATTACTGGTCCATCGCGCCGAACATGGATGCCACCATCACGCCCACTACAGCTTCCAACGAAAGCCCGATTCTGGGAGGCGAGTTCCGCCACATGACGGATATGGGCCGTTATGAATTGCGCGGCAGCATCACCAATCCGGTGCGGCGCGACGATATAAGCGGTCAGGTTCTGCCGGGACATGAACTGCGCGGGCATATTGAAGGAACCGGGGATTTCAGGTTCAACGACGTGTGGAAAACCGGCTTCAACGCGCGTTATACATCCGACGACACCTACCTGCGCCGTTATGAAATCTCTTATGACCCGCTGCTGACCAGCAATGCCTGGCTGGAAGGTATCGGCGACGGGCAATATGACGAAAGTTACGCCCGCGCCGAACTGCTTGCATTCCAGGATTTCCGTACCGGCAGCGTGGATACGGCGGTGCCGGTCATTCATCCGCTGATTCAGGGCGAGCATGTGGTGCCGTTGAGTTTTCTGGATTCCACCCTGCGGCTGGAGGGCAATATTCTGTCGCTTTCCCGTCGCGACGGCAATGACACCAATCGGATCAGCGGTACGGCGGGCTGGGAAAAAAGCTTTATCACGGATAGCGGCAACCGCTTTGACGCCAAGGCCAGCGTGCGCGCGGACGGTTACTACACCCCGGAACTCAGCGTGAATGGGGGCCCGCGCGAGGACCAGGCCAATGGCCGCGTGGTGCCCAAGGCATCGCTTATGTGGCGCTACCCCCTGCTGGCCAGCGCGGGGGATGTGACCACGCTGATTGAGCCAATTGTGGATGTTGTCGCCATGCCGAGCGGCGTGAACCCGGAGGATATTCCCAATGAAGACGGGTTGCTGCCGGAGCTTTCCGACACGACGATTTTCAGCGACGAACGCAGCCGCGGGTATGACCGCATCGAATCCGGCTCACGCGTGACGTATGGGTTTCGCACGGCGACGAATATCGTCAATGACTGGGATATCGAAACCAGCGCCGGGCAAAGCTACCTGGTGGAGCCGGACCCGTTCTTTTATTACAGCACCGGGCCGACGGAACACTGGTCGGATTACACAGGCCGTGTATCACTGCGAAACAGCATGGTCGGCGTGACCTATGGCTTCCGCATGGACAAGGACGACCTGAAACTCACCCGCAATGAGGTGCTGCTCGACTTCAACTGGAAAGGCCTGAGCGCGCACCTGGCTTATAACGACTTTATCGAGAACCCGCTCTTCGGCGAAAGCGAGGAGATATATGGGAATGTCAGCTGGAAATTTGCCGATGAATGGCGCTTTTTCGCCAACTCCTACCGCGACCTGGATGACGAACGCTGGGTTGCCAACGGGCTAGGTCTGGCCTATCAGAATGAGTGCGTCACGGTTATCGGGCAGGCATCGCGCATTTATGCGCGTGACCGCGACCTTGAGCCGTCAACGTCTTACACCGTCAAACTGTTCCTGAAGAACCTGAACTGA
- the lptG gene encoding LPS export ABC transporter permease LptG encodes MASIPLILYRYIGKQFLLSLLMVLGVMMGLILVIDTVELIRRGSEHGEMTTGIILQLSFLKLPSMAQRVLPFAVLIGGMLCFSRLTRSRELIVARSAGISAWQFITPSLLVAVSICVLMIGALSPLTSTMLLRYEQLEARYLKGRTSLLTVSTSGLWLRQHEEDPEGKLEGADTIIHALRVSAKDMRLFDVIIFTLGNEDKFLRRVDAQSAQLRDGYWLLDEALVTAPETTALRYPKVTLPTRLTVNQIQESFAPPETLSFWALPTFIRNMEASGFAAQRHRLYWYSLMAMPLLMCAMVLVGAVFALKYRRVGSTGMLIIAGASVGFGVYFLSDLIGALALSGTMPPALAAWSIASVATVVGVITLLHQEDG; translated from the coding sequence ATGGCTTCGATTCCCCTCATCCTTTATCGCTATATCGGCAAGCAGTTTCTGCTGAGCCTGCTGATGGTGCTTGGCGTGATGATGGGCCTTATCCTGGTAATCGATACGGTGGAGCTGATCCGCCGCGGGTCGGAACATGGAGAAATGACCACCGGCATCATCCTTCAGCTTTCCTTCCTCAAGCTGCCAAGCATGGCGCAGCGCGTACTGCCCTTTGCGGTGCTGATTGGCGGGATGCTCTGCTTCTCGCGGCTTACGCGCTCGCGCGAGCTGATCGTGGCGCGTTCGGCGGGTATTTCCGCCTGGCAGTTCATCACGCCGAGCCTGCTGGTGGCGGTTTCCATCTGCGTGCTGATGATCGGCGCGCTCAGCCCGCTGACCTCCACCATGCTGCTGCGCTACGAGCAGCTGGAGGCGCGTTATCTTAAAGGCCGCACCAGCCTGCTGACGGTTTCCACCTCCGGGTTGTGGCTTCGCCAGCATGAGGAGGACCCCGAGGGCAAACTGGAAGGCGCCGATACCATCATCCATGCATTGCGGGTTTCGGCCAAAGATATGCGGCTGTTTGACGTCATCATTTTCACGCTCGGCAATGAGGATAAATTCCTGCGGCGCGTGGATGCGCAATCCGCCCAGTTGCGCGATGGCTACTGGCTGCTGGACGAGGCGCTTGTCACCGCGCCGGAAACCACGGCGCTGCGCTACCCCAAGGTGACGCTGCCTACACGGCTGACCGTCAACCAGATCCAGGAAAGCTTCGCCCCGCCGGAGACCCTCTCCTTCTGGGCATTGCCCACCTTCATCCGCAATATGGAGGCATCCGGCTTTGCCGCGCAGCGCCACCGGCTTTACTGGTACAGCCTGATGGCCATGCCGCTTTTGATGTGCGCCATGGTGCTGGTGGGCGCCGTATTCGCGCTGAAATACCGGCGCGTGGGCAGCACGGGCATGCTGATCATCGCCGGGGCGAGCGTGGGGTTTGGGGTGTATTTCCTTTCCGACCTGATTGGCGCACTGGCGCTTTCGGGCACGATGCCGCCTGCCCTGGCGGCGTGGTCCATCGCTTCGGTGGCGACCGTGGTGGGGGTTATTACCCTGCTCCATCAGGAAGACGGCTAG
- the lptF gene encoding LPS export ABC transporter permease LptF, translated as MLCYVRYIARNMIGPTLFITLSLTGIVWLAQSLRFIDLIVNQGLSISLFLYLTLLLMPSLLSVVLPVALFCATLYAYNRMMGESELVVLESAGISMMQLAKPALMVAAAMTAAGYLFTLILQPVSYREFKDMQFFIRNNYASLLLQEGVFSNPVPNMMVYIRKREPDGVLRGILVHDNSGHQPVTMMARQGYLVKTDQGPQFILQDGNRQEVNRDTGQLSLLHFDRYTLNLSMYTETSDMREREGQEMFVHELLNPPANTKDDLRLRYAAEAHQRLTWPFYNMVLVLMGAATILCGEFNRRGNIKKLIVAAVVGCGVIALAIVLQSNAVKHSWGIPLMYINLIVCSLIGLQALHKQALPWHYLMKKTG; from the coding sequence ATGCTTTGCTATGTGCGCTACATCGCCCGCAACATGATCGGGCCGACGCTGTTCATCACGCTCAGTTTGACGGGTATCGTCTGGCTGGCGCAGTCCTTGCGTTTCATTGATCTTATCGTCAATCAGGGCCTAAGCATCAGCCTGTTTTTGTATCTCACGCTGCTGCTGATGCCATCCCTGCTTTCGGTGGTGCTGCCGGTGGCGCTGTTCTGCGCCACGCTTTATGCCTATAACCGGATGATGGGCGAATCCGAGCTGGTGGTGCTGGAGAGCGCGGGCATCAGCATGATGCAACTGGCCAAGCCAGCCCTGATGGTGGCGGCAGCCATGACGGCGGCTGGTTATCTTTTCACGCTTATATTGCAGCCGGTATCATACCGCGAATTCAAGGATATGCAGTTTTTCATCCGTAATAACTATGCCTCATTGCTGTTGCAGGAGGGCGTGTTCTCCAACCCGGTGCCGAACATGATGGTCTACATCCGCAAGCGCGAGCCGGACGGCGTGTTGCGTGGCATCCTGGTGCATGACAATAGCGGCCATCAGCCGGTGACCATGATGGCGCGCCAGGGCTACCTGGTGAAGACCGACCAGGGGCCGCAATTCATTTTGCAGGACGGCAACCGGCAGGAAGTGAACCGCGACACGGGTCAGCTTTCGCTGCTGCATTTCGACCGCTATACGCTGAACCTCAGCATGTATACCGAAACCAGCGACATGCGCGAACGCGAGGGGCAGGAAATGTTTGTGCATGAGCTGCTGAACCCGCCCGCCAACACGAAGGACGACCTGCGCCTGCGTTATGCGGCCGAGGCGCATCAACGCCTGACCTGGCCGTTTTACAACATGGTGCTGGTGCTGATGGGCGCAGCGACCATCCTGTGCGGCGAATTCAACCGGCGCGGCAATATCAAAAAGCTGATCGTGGCGGCCGTCGTCGGCTGCGGAGTGATTGCGCTGGCTATCGTGCTGCAAAGCAACGCGGTCAAGCACAGCTGGGGTATTCCGCTGATGTATATCAACCTGATTGTGTGCAGCCTGATCGGCCTGCAGGCGCTTCACAAGCAGGCCCTGCCCTGGCATTATCTGATGAAGAAAACAGGCTGA
- a CDS encoding translation initiation factor IF-3, with protein MLEKKNSNEPRINNQITAREIRLIGADGEMIGVVPLAQGIRAAETAGLDLVEISPGAAPPVCKVLDYGKYKYELQKKANEARKKQKIVQIKEIKLRPTIDKHDLEIKLRKINEFLEEGDKVKVSMRFRGREITHQEFGVEVFRKVREHTAEAGKVEMEPRFEGSQMIMILGSAKH; from the coding sequence ATGCTCGAGAAGAAGAATAGCAACGAACCGCGTATCAATAACCAGATAACGGCTCGGGAAATCCGCTTGATCGGCGCAGATGGTGAAATGATTGGTGTTGTTCCCCTGGCTCAGGGAATCCGCGCGGCAGAGACCGCCGGGCTTGACCTGGTGGAGATTTCTCCCGGTGCAGCGCCGCCGGTGTGCAAGGTGCTGGATTACGGCAAATACAAATACGAGCTTCAGAAAAAGGCCAACGAGGCCCGCAAGAAGCAGAAAATTGTGCAGATCAAGGAAATCAAGCTGCGCCCGACGATCGACAAGCATGACCTTGAGATCAAGCTGCGCAAGATCAACGAATTCCTTGAAGAAGGCGACAAGGTGAAGGTCTCCATGCGCTTCCGCGGCCGCGAGATCACCCACCAGGAATTCGGCGTGGAAGTGTTCCGCAAGGTGCGCGAGCACACGGCCGAAGCCGGTAAGGTGGAGATGGAACCCCGTTTCGAGGGTTCGCAGATGATCATGATTCTGGGATCAGCTAAACATTAG
- the thrS gene encoding threonine--tRNA ligase, with translation MITLTLPDGSKREYAAGTTGLQVAQSIGAGLAKAALAIELDGEQRDLSRPIEASAKLRIITGDSPEGLELIRHDTAHIMAQAVKQLYPDTQVTIGPAIEDGFYYDFARATPFSTEDLEKIEAKMREITEKDIPFEREVWSRDEAVAFFKKQGEAYKAEIIASIPANEDVTLYRQGDFIDLCRGPHAPSTGKIRHYKLMKVAGAYWRGDSKNAMLQRIYGTAWGSEKQLKEYLTRLEEAEKRDHRRLGREMGLFHIQEEAVGQVFWHNRGWTLYTALQDYIRRRLRSTGYVEIKTPMILDRVLWEKSGHWEKYRENMFTIEDEDKELCLKPMNCPGHVQVFNQSLKSYRELPLRLAEFGSCHRNESSGSMHGLMRVRGFVQDDAHIFCTEEQITSETIAFCELLRSVYQDLGFPDFHVKFSDRPEKRAGDDAIWDRAEGALKAACAAAGLETELNPGEGAFYGPKLEFVLRDAIGRDWQCGTLQVDFVLPERLDANYVGTDAAKHRPVMLHRAILGSFERFIGVLIEHYAGKLPMWLAPKQVAVCTITDEAMPYVREQVLPALDKQGVRWLLNMFGDDEKLEKNFEEGANQKIDYLIRHHSTAKVPAIVVVGKREAEQGTLGIRRLGSQQTVTLPLAEAVAQLAQEATPPDLKR, from the coding sequence ATGATCACCCTCACCCTGCCCGATGGCAGCAAGCGGGAATATGCGGCAGGCACTACCGGGCTGCAGGTGGCGCAATCCATCGGCGCGGGGCTTGCCAAAGCGGCCCTTGCCATTGAGCTGGATGGTGAGCAGCGCGATCTTTCCCGCCCGATTGAGGCGAGCGCGAAACTCCGCATCATCACGGGCGACAGCCCGGAAGGACTGGAGCTTATCCGCCACGATACGGCGCATATCATGGCGCAAGCGGTGAAGCAGCTTTACCCCGATACGCAGGTGACCATCGGCCCGGCGATCGAGGACGGGTTCTATTACGATTTCGCGCGGGCTACGCCTTTCTCCACGGAAGATCTGGAGAAGATCGAGGCGAAGATGCGGGAGATTACGGAAAAGGATATTCCCTTTGAGCGTGAAGTGTGGAGCCGCGACGAGGCGGTGGCTTTCTTCAAGAAACAGGGCGAGGCCTACAAAGCGGAGATCATCGCCTCCATCCCGGCCAATGAGGATGTGACGCTGTATCGTCAGGGTGATTTCATCGACCTGTGCCGCGGGCCGCATGCGCCTTCCACGGGTAAAATCCGTCATTACAAGCTGATGAAGGTAGCCGGGGCCTATTGGCGCGGGGATAGCAAAAACGCCATGCTTCAGCGCATTTATGGTACGGCCTGGGGTAGCGAAAAGCAGCTCAAGGAATATCTGACGCGGCTGGAAGAAGCCGAGAAACGCGACCACCGTCGCCTTGGCCGCGAGATGGGGCTGTTCCATATTCAGGAAGAAGCCGTTGGGCAGGTGTTCTGGCATAACCGGGGCTGGACGCTGTACACGGCATTGCAGGATTATATCCGCCGTCGGCTGCGCTCCACGGGTTATGTGGAAATCAAGACGCCGATGATTCTGGACCGCGTGCTCTGGGAGAAATCCGGCCACTGGGAAAAATACCGCGAGAACATGTTCACCATCGAGGATGAGGACAAGGAACTCTGCCTCAAGCCGATGAACTGCCCGGGGCATGTGCAGGTATTCAACCAGTCGCTGAAAAGCTATCGCGAGCTGCCGCTGCGCCTGGCGGAATTCGGCAGCTGCCACCGCAACGAATCCTCCGGCTCCATGCACGGGCTGATGCGCGTGCGCGGCTTTGTGCAGGATGACGCGCATATCTTCTGCACCGAGGAGCAGATCACCTCGGAGACGATCGCCTTCTGCGAATTGCTGCGTTCGGTCTATCAGGACCTCGGCTTTCCGGATTTCCATGTGAAATTCTCCGACCGGCCGGAAAAACGGGCGGGTGACGATGCCATCTGGGACCGTGCCGAAGGCGCGCTGAAAGCCGCCTGCGCGGCAGCAGGGCTGGAAACGGAGCTGAACCCCGGCGAAGGCGCGTTCTATGGGCCGAAGCTGGAATTCGTGCTGCGCGACGCCATCGGGCGCGACTGGCAGTGCGGCACGCTACAGGTGGATTTCGTGCTGCCCGAGCGTTTGGACGCCAATTACGTGGGAACCGATGCCGCCAAGCACCGCCCCGTGATGCTGCATCGGGCCATTCTCGGCTCGTTTGAGCGCTTCATCGGCGTGCTGATTGAGCATTATGCGGGCAAGCTGCCCATGTGGCTGGCGCCCAAGCAGGTGGCCGTGTGCACCATCACCGACGAGGCCATGCCCTATGTGCGCGAGCAAGTGCTGCCCGCGCTGGACAAGCAGGGCGTGCGCTGGCTGCTCAACATGTTTGGCGATGACGAGAAACTGGAAAAGAATTTCGAGGAAGGCGCCAACCAGAAGATCGATTACCTGATCCGCCACCATTCCACCGCCAAGGTTCCGGCCATCGTGGTGGTGGGCAAACGTGAGGCGGAGCAAGGAACGCTTGGCATTCGCCGCCTTGGCAGCCAGCAGACCGTAACCCTGCCGCTGGCGGAGGCCGTGGCGCAATTAGCGCAGGAAGCCACACCGCCGGATTTGAAACGTTAA
- a CDS encoding glycosyltransferase, with amino-acid sequence MAALPLSVFIIAKNEEDRIVHALNSVVGWADEVIVVDSGSDDGTVAISDKMGAKVMHHAWQGYGPQKRFAESQCRNAWLLNIDADEALSPELKREIEALFAQGEPPLAGYHIPICIVFPGDEKPRRFAPSNSPVRLYDHRRAGFADALVHDSVLLGPGEQAGRLKGCMYHRCFRSHRHAIDKINYYSSMQAEDMVAKGRIPGPLRLVAEPWVAFFKAYFLRRYALFGLPGFTESVMYAFARFIRLAKARELARDTSSNKR; translated from the coding sequence ATGGCCGCGCTGCCGCTATCCGTATTCATCATCGCCAAAAATGAGGAAGACCGCATTGTGCATGCGTTGAATTCCGTCGTCGGCTGGGCGGATGAGGTGATCGTGGTGGATTCCGGCAGTGACGACGGCACGGTCGCCATCAGCGACAAGATGGGCGCCAAGGTGATGCACCATGCCTGGCAAGGATACGGGCCGCAAAAGCGCTTTGCCGAAAGCCAGTGCCGCAATGCATGGCTGCTGAATATTGATGCCGATGAAGCCTTGAGCCCGGAGCTGAAGCGGGAGATCGAGGCGCTGTTTGCCCAGGGCGAACCGCCGCTGGCGGGGTATCACATCCCCATTTGCATCGTCTTTCCCGGGGATGAAAAGCCGCGCCGGTTTGCGCCTTCCAACAGCCCTGTACGGCTGTATGACCACCGCCGTGCAGGGTTTGCGGATGCGCTGGTGCATGATTCGGTGCTGCTTGGGCCGGGCGAGCAGGCTGGGCGTTTGAAGGGCTGCATGTACCACCGGTGCTTCCGCAGCCACCGCCATGCGATTGACAAAATCAACTATTACAGCAGCATGCAGGCGGAAGACATGGTGGCCAAGGGGCGCATCCCCGGCCCGCTGCGCCTGGTGGCGGAGCCATGGGTGGCGTTTTTCAAGGCCTATTTCCTGCGGCGCTATGCGTTGTTTGGCCTGCCGGGCTTCACGGAAAGCGTGATGTATGCGTTTGCGCGGTTCATCCGCCTGGCAAAAGCACGTGAACTGGCCCGTGACACATCCTCTAACAAACGTTAG
- a CDS encoding glycosyltransferase, producing MEEIVLDHPVESTQAAQPLSNTDPQFHQAVYASYEPLPDGWPQGNARGILQVVPKLRSGGVERGTIDISEALQNNGFRSFVASEGGGLVSRLTRHGATHVELPVASKNPLVMWQNVSRLVHVIRKYDIDLIHARSRAPAWSAYYAAKQAGIPFVTTFHGHYSIQGKMKHAYNRIMTRGDHVIAISDFTMRHIRDNYDGLPEHLHVIPRGVDLGSFSPEAVSRSRIIALAEAWRLPDDKPIIFMPARFTQWKGHEWLIKSLAQMRAMEFCCVMAGDDDGHDGYRQRLEDLVMKLGLGGMVRIVEPTNDMPAAYMLADVVVCPSIQPEAFGRVPVEAAAMNKVVVAAQHGGVLETVVNGITGWLVPPGDEDQLATALSTVISMPTDQRSRFGAKGRQHVTQHFTLPHMQARTLAVYDKAIREKRG from the coding sequence ATGGAAGAGATTGTCTTGGACCACCCTGTTGAATCCACCCAGGCAGCACAGCCTCTTTCCAACACAGACCCGCAATTTCACCAAGCCGTTTACGCCAGCTACGAACCCCTGCCCGATGGGTGGCCGCAAGGCAATGCACGCGGCATTTTGCAGGTGGTGCCGAAACTGCGCAGCGGCGGCGTGGAGCGCGGCACCATCGATATTTCCGAGGCATTGCAGAATAACGGGTTTCGTTCCTTTGTGGCATCCGAAGGCGGCGGGCTGGTCTCGCGCCTGACACGCCACGGCGCCACGCATGTGGAACTGCCGGTGGCGAGCAAGAACCCGCTGGTGATGTGGCAGAATGTCTCCCGCCTGGTGCATGTCATCCGCAAATACGATATCGACCTGATCCATGCGCGTTCCCGCGCACCGGCGTGGAGCGCCTATTATGCCGCCAAGCAGGCGGGCATTCCGTTTGTGACGACCTTTCACGGGCATTATTCCATTCAGGGCAAGATGAAGCATGCCTATAACCGCATCATGACGCGGGGCGACCATGTAATCGCCATTTCCGATTTCACCATGCGCCATATCCGCGACAATTACGACGGGCTGCCGGAGCATCTGCATGTGATCCCGCGTGGGGTGGATCTCGGCTCGTTTTCGCCGGAGGCGGTCTCCCGTAGCCGGATCATCGCGCTGGCGGAAGCCTGGAGGCTGCCGGACGACAAGCCCATCATCTTCATGCCCGCGCGCTTCACGCAATGGAAGGGCCATGAATGGCTCATCAAATCGCTGGCGCAGATGCGCGCAATGGAATTCTGCTGCGTGATGGCGGGCGATGATGACGGGCATGACGGCTATCGTCAGCGGCTTGAAGACCTGGTGATGAAGCTCGGCCTCGGCGGCATGGTGCGCATTGTGGAGCCCACCAACGACATGCCCGCGGCCTATATGCTGGCCGACGTGGTGGTGTGCCCCTCCATTCAGCCGGAAGCTTTCGGCCGCGTGCCGGTGGAAGCCGCGGCGATGAACAAGGTGGTGGTGGCCGCCCAGCATGGTGGCGTGCTGGAAACGGTGGTAAACGGCATCACCGGCTGGCTGGTGCCGCCGGGCGATGAGGACCAGCTCGCCACCGCGCTTTCCACGGTGATTTCCATGCCGACGGACCAGCGCTCGCGCTTCGGCGCGAAAGGCCGGCAACATGTGACGCAGCACTTCACGCTGCCGCATATGCAGGCAAGAACGCTTGCGGTGTATGACAAGGCGATTCGCGAGAAACGCGGCTAG